In uncultured Desulfuromusa sp., a genomic segment contains:
- the gcvPB gene encoding aminomethyl-transferring glycine dehydrogenase subunit GcvPB: MMSTEGRGLVLEENLLFEQSQPGRVGYSLAAPDVPMVAPDAELTRSEIQGFPELSEVDVIRHYTRLSTWNYGVDSGFYPLGSCTMKYNPKVNEVAARLPGFTDLHPQTPEALNQGALELMYNLQRDLGEISGFPAMTLQPAAGAQGEFAGMLMIRAWHEANGHKRHKVIIPDTAHGTNPASSALAGYEVVTVASDGILTKEAVAEVMDDDVAALMVTNPNTLGLFEADIRGICDLVHERGGLVYSDGANLNALMGISRPGDIGIDVMHFNLHKTFSTPHGGGGPGSGPVGVVEKLKPFLPVPVVSKDADGYKLEYDCPQSIGRLKSFYGHFGILVRAYSYILSMGGEGLKRATELAVLNANYIRARLEGTYLLPNKQRSLHEVVFSEDGLSNDCHTLDVAKRLIDYGYHPPTIYFPLVVHGALMIEPTETESKQMIDEFCDALLAIAEEAKENPELLKQAPVRAKVKRLDEATAARKPKLRWESE, translated from the coding sequence ATGATGAGCACAGAAGGTCGCGGCCTGGTCTTGGAGGAGAATTTGCTCTTTGAACAATCTCAGCCTGGTCGGGTTGGTTATAGTCTTGCTGCTCCGGATGTCCCAATGGTTGCTCCTGACGCTGAACTGACACGCAGCGAAATTCAGGGTTTTCCTGAACTTTCAGAGGTTGATGTGATTCGTCACTATACGCGTCTATCTACCTGGAACTACGGAGTTGATAGCGGTTTTTACCCACTTGGCAGCTGCACGATGAAGTACAATCCAAAAGTCAATGAGGTGGCCGCACGTTTGCCGGGCTTTACGGATCTGCACCCGCAGACACCCGAAGCTCTGAATCAGGGAGCCCTGGAGCTCATGTATAATCTGCAGCGCGACTTGGGGGAGATATCGGGCTTTCCTGCGATGACTCTGCAGCCTGCCGCAGGAGCTCAAGGTGAGTTTGCCGGGATGTTGATGATTCGTGCCTGGCATGAGGCCAACGGTCATAAGCGTCATAAGGTTATCATTCCAGACACCGCCCATGGAACGAATCCCGCGTCATCGGCACTGGCCGGATATGAAGTCGTTACCGTTGCATCAGATGGAATTCTGACAAAAGAAGCTGTCGCTGAAGTCATGGATGATGATGTTGCGGCGTTAATGGTGACCAATCCTAATACTCTGGGGCTTTTTGAGGCGGATATCCGTGGAATTTGTGACCTTGTGCACGAACGGGGTGGTTTGGTTTACAGTGATGGTGCCAATCTTAATGCTCTGATGGGTATCAGTCGCCCCGGTGATATCGGTATCGATGTCATGCACTTCAATCTGCATAAAACTTTTTCCACTCCTCATGGCGGCGGGGGGCCGGGGTCCGGTCCTGTTGGTGTGGTTGAGAAATTAAAACCGTTTCTCCCTGTTCCTGTTGTCAGTAAAGATGCTGATGGTTATAAGCTTGAATATGATTGTCCGCAATCTATTGGACGGTTGAAATCCTTCTATGGACATTTTGGTATTTTGGTCCGTGCTTACAGCTACATCTTATCGATGGGGGGAGAGGGCTTAAAGCGTGCTACCGAATTGGCGGTTTTAAATGCCAATTATATCCGTGCTCGTCTCGAGGGAACCTATCTTCTGCCCAACAAGCAGCGTTCTCTGCATGAAGTTGTTTTTTCAGAAGACGGATTGAGTAATGATTGTCATACTCTCGATGTTGCCAAAAGGTTGATTGATTACGGTTATCATCCTCCAACGATTTATTTTCCGCTGGTTGTTCATGGGGCGTTGATGATTGAACCGACAGAGACCGAAAGTAAACAGATGATAGATGAGTTCTGTGATGCTTTGTTGGCAATTGCTGAGGAAGCCAAGGAGAATCCCGAATTGCTTAAACAAGCCCCGGTAAGGGCAAAGGTCAAGCGACTGGATGAAGCAACGGCAGCGCGGAAGCCAAAGCTGCGTTGGGAGTCTGAATAG
- a CDS encoding TonB family protein yields MILIFPLLQQEEKRQPLQQRPTIVQLVDPPKKATTPQSEKPREFEIDPLPVKPPPQEPVESFRKADRNQKVEQEQAPKGDDVRDQTTQMLRPVPPTKQKQIAPNKPVQRQQQKVEQQKPQIQEELSTPGKRQETGPEIPTQPEQPEKKQLTPQQLFPDAGILSEIARGSAGDRNRVKERRDVESGDEVWLNLQNNLLVSFFRRFHDKVELVWNYPIEAATKGIEGTLQLMIIVNPQGELLDVDLIRSSGSDLLDFEAIQAIYRAAPFGPLTKHYPHDQLKIKAYFSYRLSGKIIYGRGY; encoded by the coding sequence GTGATTCTGATTTTCCCGCTACTGCAGCAAGAGGAGAAACGACAACCCCTGCAACAGCGTCCGACTATTGTTCAGCTGGTTGATCCCCCGAAAAAAGCAACAACACCTCAATCAGAGAAACCACGCGAATTTGAGATAGATCCTCTTCCGGTCAAACCGCCACCACAGGAACCAGTGGAATCTTTCCGCAAAGCGGATCGAAATCAAAAAGTGGAGCAGGAACAGGCTCCCAAGGGAGATGATGTCCGTGACCAGACAACGCAAATGCTCAGACCTGTTCCACCAACAAAACAAAAACAGATAGCCCCCAACAAGCCTGTTCAGAGACAACAACAAAAAGTTGAGCAGCAAAAACCCCAGATACAAGAGGAACTTTCCACTCCAGGAAAAAGACAGGAAACCGGACCGGAGATCCCAACCCAGCCGGAGCAACCGGAGAAGAAACAACTCACCCCCCAGCAGCTATTCCCTGATGCCGGTATTCTAAGTGAGATTGCCAGAGGCAGTGCAGGAGACCGTAATCGGGTCAAAGAGCGCAGGGATGTGGAAAGTGGTGACGAGGTCTGGTTAAACCTGCAGAACAATCTACTGGTGTCTTTCTTCCGCCGCTTCCATGACAAGGTCGAACTGGTCTGGAATTATCCGATTGAAGCGGCCACAAAAGGTATTGAAGGGACGCTGCAATTGATGATTATCGTCAACCCCCAAGGCGAACTTCTTGATGTTGACCTGATACGAAGCAGTGGTTCAGACTTGCTTGATTTTGAAGCTATTCAGGCCATCTACCGGGCGGCGCCATTCGGACCACTGACAAAGCATTATCCTCACGACCAACTCAAGATCAAAGCTTATTTCAGTTACCGTCTCAGCGGTAAGATTATTTACGGTCGTGGTTACTAA
- the ftsE gene encoding cell division ATP-binding protein FtsE — translation MIQLYNVTKKYGGESAAVKNMTLQIGKGEFVYITGASGAGKTTLLRMLYAAEKPTKGQILVDRQNISRIRSRQIPFLRRKVGVVFQDFKLLQSRTVYENVAFALEAQGKKRYEVSKKVYQALKEVGLEHRLQRKPLELSGGEQQRIAIARALVVDPLILLADEPSGNLDQDVTFEIMALFQQANARGTTVLLATHDHSLNQRFPRRVLTLDQGKLIGDQQPLQG, via the coding sequence ATGATACAGCTATACAATGTTACAAAAAAGTATGGGGGTGAGTCTGCAGCGGTAAAGAACATGACACTACAGATTGGCAAAGGTGAATTTGTCTATATCACGGGAGCCTCCGGAGCGGGAAAGACAACTCTGCTGCGGATGCTTTATGCTGCAGAAAAACCGACGAAAGGCCAGATTCTGGTCGACAGACAAAATATCTCTCGGATTCGCAGTCGACAAATTCCTTTTTTGCGGCGGAAGGTCGGGGTGGTTTTTCAGGATTTTAAACTATTACAAAGCAGAACAGTCTATGAAAACGTTGCCTTTGCCTTGGAAGCTCAAGGCAAAAAACGCTATGAGGTGAGTAAAAAAGTTTATCAGGCTTTGAAAGAGGTTGGTCTTGAGCATCGATTGCAAAGGAAACCCCTGGAGCTTTCCGGGGGTGAGCAACAACGTATTGCCATCGCCAGAGCTCTGGTTGTAGACCCATTGATACTGCTTGCCGATGAACCGAGTGGTAATCTGGATCAAGATGTAACTTTTGAGATTATGGCCCTGTTCCAACAGGCAAATGCGCGTGGAACAACGGTTCTTTTGGCAACCCATGACCACAGTTTAAATCAACGCTTTCCGCGTCGGGTCCTGACTTTGGATCAGGGAAAGCTGATAGGTGATCAGCAGCCGCTTCAAGGTTAA
- the ftsX gene encoding permease-like cell division protein FtsX: protein MLDKIRYFIMRALRNMRQWPLLCAASILTMAVALATVATFVLVVVNTEQLALRWTKEIQVIAYLQKAPDQQSLAQTIKKLKTIPEVETVKYVSQADAIQRFKTHLGEDASLLEGVSADLLPASFELGLYAKHRNQQGIATVIEQLENYLDVDDLRYGQQWLEKFNKFVRALRFIGIILGGFLLFAALFIVSNTIKLTLYARRDELEIMALVGATMRFIQIPFMLEGAIQGLLGGVLSLLFLALSFAFILTPSLNSFWLTPTGFDLQFLTMNQQMILVFSGVVLGVLGSLSSLRRFVRF, encoded by the coding sequence GTGCTGGATAAAATTCGTTATTTTATAATGCGTGCCCTGCGCAATATGCGTCAGTGGCCTCTTTTGTGTGCAGCGTCCATTTTGACAATGGCCGTTGCTCTGGCTACGGTGGCAACTTTTGTTCTGGTTGTTGTCAATACTGAGCAACTGGCTTTGCGCTGGACGAAAGAAATACAGGTTATTGCTTATTTACAGAAGGCTCCGGATCAGCAGAGCCTTGCCCAAACAATAAAAAAATTGAAAACAATCCCTGAGGTTGAAACAGTTAAATACGTCTCTCAAGCAGATGCAATACAGAGGTTCAAAACGCATTTAGGAGAAGATGCCAGTTTACTGGAAGGTGTCAGTGCTGATTTGCTGCCGGCTTCTTTTGAATTGGGTTTGTATGCTAAACATAGGAATCAACAAGGGATTGCCACCGTCATTGAGCAGCTGGAAAATTATCTGGACGTTGATGACTTACGTTACGGGCAACAATGGTTGGAGAAGTTTAACAAGTTTGTCCGGGCCCTCCGATTTATCGGTATTATTCTTGGTGGATTTCTCCTGTTTGCAGCTTTGTTTATTGTTTCAAACACCATTAAATTAACTCTTTACGCCAGGCGGGATGAACTTGAAATCATGGCTCTCGTTGGGGCAACAATGCGCTTTATTCAAATTCCCTTTATGCTTGAGGGCGCTATTCAGGGGCTGTTGGGAGGTGTCCTCTCGTTGCTATTTCTGGCTCTTTCTTTTGCTTTTATCCTGACTCCCAGTTTGAATTCTTTCTGGTTGACTCCGACTGGTTTTGATCTGCAATTTCTCACCATGAATCAGCAAATGATTCTGGTATTCTCCGGGGTTGTCCTTGGCGTCCTTGGCAGCTTGTCGTCTTTACGACGGTTTGTCCGTTTTTAA
- a CDS encoding peptidoglycan DD-metalloendopeptidase family protein, whose protein sequence is MASLAACRLYDGLSVFNAMIRFSSLAICCLLLVLCFSLCQADLINNRSQLEKVEARIDRVEKALKEKKQSELSISRELVLINETLEQVKKRIQLLKTNVNKLDNEILLQSKLVKKNEVGIKRVSLQLEKRLVALYKEGDTGALKILFSAESPTEMVQQYQYFTKVLQYDKELLAEYRETTRVHKQSLAELEALRLQKKDLLESEQRQQLVAAKGQKLQSRLLKKARVDKRKLSSELTQLKEDAVRLKALVSKLQDKEKATATSGAGNFAVGRGKLSWPVNGRVVIGFGQQKDDKLGTYYESNGIEIATDIGSPIRAVAAGKIVFADYFKGYGNLFILSHPGGYHTLYAQADRMQKKLGAEVSAGDLLGYSGLGGRDSIYFEIRSKGSPVNPLSWLQSR, encoded by the coding sequence TTGGCGTCCTTGGCAGCTTGTCGTCTTTACGACGGTTTGTCCGTTTTTAATGCTATGATTCGTTTCTCGTCTCTTGCCATTTGCTGCTTGCTGCTTGTTTTATGTTTTTCCCTGTGCCAGGCAGATCTCATCAATAATCGTTCTCAGCTGGAAAAAGTCGAGGCGAGAATTGATCGTGTTGAAAAGGCTCTGAAAGAGAAAAAACAATCAGAACTTTCCATCAGCAGAGAACTGGTGCTGATCAATGAAACCCTGGAACAGGTGAAAAAACGGATTCAATTATTGAAAACGAATGTTAACAAGTTGGACAATGAAATTCTGCTGCAAAGTAAGCTGGTTAAAAAGAATGAAGTCGGAATAAAAAGGGTGTCCCTGCAACTGGAGAAAAGATTGGTTGCTTTATATAAAGAAGGGGACACAGGCGCACTCAAAATTCTTTTTTCAGCAGAGTCTCCAACGGAAATGGTTCAGCAATATCAATATTTTACAAAAGTGCTACAGTACGACAAGGAATTGTTGGCCGAGTATCGGGAAACAACGAGGGTACATAAGCAGAGTTTAGCTGAATTGGAAGCACTTCGTTTACAAAAAAAGGATCTTCTTGAAAGTGAGCAGCGGCAGCAACTTGTCGCCGCAAAGGGACAAAAGTTACAATCCCGATTATTAAAAAAAGCGCGGGTTGATAAACGGAAGCTCTCTTCCGAGTTGACACAATTGAAAGAGGATGCAGTCAGGTTAAAGGCTTTAGTTTCCAAACTCCAGGATAAAGAGAAAGCTACAGCAACTTCAGGAGCGGGAAACTTTGCAGTAGGCCGGGGAAAATTGAGCTGGCCTGTTAATGGCCGTGTTGTGATTGGCTTTGGTCAACAGAAAGATGATAAGCTCGGTACCTATTATGAAAGTAATGGAATTGAAATAGCGACAGATATCGGCAGTCCGATACGTGCTGTGGCTGCCGGCAAGATAGTTTTTGCTGATTATTTTAAAGGTTACGGAAACCTGTTTATTCTCAGTCATCCGGGTGGATATCATACCCTTTATGCTCAAGCTGATCGTATGCAGAAAAAACTGGGAGCTGAAGTTTCCGCAGGTGATTTACTTGGCTATAGTGGATTAGGTGGGCGTGACAGTATTTATTTTGAAATACGTTCCAAAGGTTCTCCTGTTAATCCTTTGTCGTGGTTGCAGTCGCGTTAA
- a CDS encoding S41 family peptidase → MPKVKKIIQNLILILLFCCSVAVFSHDAFANETEDYKKLEIFTDVLSLIRSSYVEDVDMEKLVYGAVRGMLSTLDPHSSFLTPEMYQDMQADTHGEFGGLGIEITVKNGDLIIVSPIEDSPAYAAGVQSGDQIIKINGKPTRDIEIMEAVRMMRGPKGEAITISVQRPGVSDLLDFTIIRDIIQVQSVKGRVLQGRYGYVRVSQFQDRTGSDLKQQLLRFRQKNDTPLHGVILDLRNNPGGLLDQAVAVADLFLSDGLIVYTEGRESEAQMKFSAQQAETEPDYPLVVLINGGSASAAEIVAGALQDHSRAIIIGEQSFGKGSVQTIIPLDDHSGLRLTTARYFTPSGRSIQALGITPDIVVSQLKIQPLNESGNSLREADLENHFQPLSEEPGEKTQKTDDSVPEAMIDNQLQRGIDLLKGIHIIKNSN, encoded by the coding sequence ATGCCTAAAGTCAAAAAAATCATTCAAAATCTTATCCTCATTCTACTTTTTTGCTGTAGTGTAGCGGTCTTCAGCCACGACGCTTTCGCAAACGAAACAGAAGACTATAAAAAACTTGAAATTTTTACGGATGTCCTCTCATTGATTCGTAGCAGTTACGTCGAAGACGTCGATATGGAAAAGCTTGTTTATGGCGCGGTACGAGGTATGTTGAGTACTCTGGATCCGCACAGCAGTTTTTTGACCCCTGAGATGTATCAGGATATGCAAGCGGATACTCATGGTGAATTTGGTGGATTAGGGATAGAAATCACAGTTAAAAATGGTGATCTGATTATTGTTTCCCCTATCGAGGATTCTCCTGCTTACGCAGCTGGAGTCCAGTCAGGGGATCAGATTATTAAAATCAACGGCAAACCAACCCGTGACATTGAAATTATGGAAGCCGTACGGATGATGCGTGGTCCCAAGGGGGAGGCCATTACTATCAGTGTTCAACGCCCTGGCGTTTCCGATCTCCTGGATTTTACAATTATTCGAGACATCATCCAGGTGCAGAGCGTCAAAGGCCGTGTTCTTCAGGGGCGTTATGGTTACGTTCGGGTGTCTCAATTCCAGGATCGTACCGGAAGCGATCTGAAACAACAGTTGCTTCGTTTTCGCCAGAAAAATGATACACCGTTACACGGGGTTATTCTTGATTTACGTAACAATCCCGGTGGTCTTCTGGATCAGGCCGTGGCTGTTGCCGATCTCTTCTTAAGTGACGGGCTGATCGTGTATACTGAAGGTCGGGAATCGGAAGCGCAAATGAAATTTTCTGCACAGCAAGCTGAAACGGAACCTGATTATCCGCTTGTTGTCTTAATCAATGGTGGTAGTGCCAGCGCTGCTGAGATTGTTGCCGGTGCGCTACAGGATCATAGTCGGGCTATTATCATTGGCGAACAGAGTTTCGGCAAAGGTTCTGTGCAAACAATTATCCCTCTGGATGACCATTCAGGGTTGAGACTGACAACAGCGCGATATTTTACCCCTTCGGGGAGATCCATTCAGGCGCTGGGAATTACGCCGGATATTGTTGTCTCACAGCTGAAAATTCAACCTTTAAATGAATCGGGAAATTCTTTGCGGGAAGCCGACCTGGAAAACCATTTTCAGCCTCTCTCAGAAGAACCTGGAGAGAAGACACAAAAAACAGACGATTCAGTTCCGGAAGCAATGATCGATAATCAGTTACAACGTGGAATCGATTTGCTTAAAGGGATTCATATTATTAAAAATAGCAACTAA
- a CDS encoding divergent polysaccharide deacetylase family protein, with translation MATKQKKPGLKKTRKRTKKKQLSQNMRILLAAAFLLGFVALCLVALVNLRSIFLPDISPSAETFIYEEPSDVIHDLKVYSYADIQELIENQLINGPDSMGWRRLPDRQNVHVREIFGDFPSSTFLSELASHIEQADSQAQLKASRKDGIIHLYWQNVLRLELKYQVPSVLESKQGRIAVIMDDMGGSLSTIRDLLRLRVVITPSILPGKSRAMAATALLQEEGREYMIHIPMQPRSYPKTNPGDNALLLGQSENETRRLVQSYMAGVPGAVGGNNHMGSRYTEESDPMRIVLDELKRHDLFFIDSRTIGNSVAFSEARKMGLKTATRNIFLDNRDDVTYIRQQIRKMVSLAGTNREIIAICHPHKETLEAFRLEQDWLQQQPVEFLSASELVHVY, from the coding sequence ATGGCTACAAAACAAAAGAAACCGGGTCTCAAGAAGACCCGCAAACGAACTAAAAAGAAGCAATTAAGTCAGAATATGAGAATCCTTCTTGCCGCCGCTTTTCTGCTGGGCTTTGTTGCTCTTTGTCTTGTGGCTCTGGTCAATTTGCGGTCAATTTTTTTGCCGGATATTTCTCCTTCTGCTGAAACTTTTATCTATGAAGAACCCTCTGATGTTATTCATGATTTAAAGGTTTATAGCTATGCCGATATTCAGGAACTTATTGAAAACCAGCTCATAAACGGACCTGATTCAATGGGCTGGCGGAGGCTGCCTGATCGACAGAACGTTCATGTCAGGGAAATCTTTGGCGATTTTCCCTCTTCCACTTTTCTATCTGAACTTGCAAGCCATATTGAGCAGGCCGATAGTCAGGCACAACTGAAGGCCAGTCGAAAAGATGGGATTATTCATCTTTACTGGCAGAATGTTCTCAGATTAGAGCTCAAATATCAGGTCCCAAGTGTACTGGAGAGTAAACAAGGCCGAATAGCTGTCATTATGGATGATATGGGCGGGTCTCTCTCCACCATTCGTGATTTGTTGCGTCTGCGTGTTGTCATTACCCCGTCAATTCTTCCAGGGAAAAGCAGGGCTATGGCGGCAACAGCATTGCTGCAGGAGGAAGGGCGTGAATATATGATTCATATCCCTATGCAGCCACGCAGTTATCCAAAAACAAATCCAGGCGATAATGCTTTGCTTCTGGGACAGTCCGAGAATGAAACCCGACGGTTAGTCCAGTCTTATATGGCAGGTGTTCCCGGTGCTGTTGGCGGCAATAATCATATGGGGTCACGTTACACGGAAGAGTCGGATCCGATGCGAATTGTTCTGGATGAACTGAAGCGTCACGATCTTTTCTTTATTGACAGTCGGACTATTGGTAACTCTGTTGCTTTCTCTGAGGCTCGAAAAATGGGTTTGAAGACGGCAACGCGTAATATTTTTCTGGATAACAGGGACGACGTTACTTATATCCGGCAACAAATTCGCAAAATGGTCAGTCTTGCCGGCACCAACCGGGAGATTATTGCGATTTGTCACCCCCATAAAGAAACATTGGAGGCTTTCCGTCTGGAACAAGATTGGTTGCAACAACAACCCGTCGAATTTTTGTCCGCCTCGGAGCTCGTACATGTCTATTGA
- a CDS encoding ParA family protein, with translation MARSYVIAIASEKGGVGKTTLATNLAIYLKGLSEDLPVTLFSFDNHFTVDQMFQLNKTTNPHHVGHLFSGVNPAELLVDGQYGVDFIQSSRDLFAYQQHVKNIEQLAQVISRSSLQGIIIIDTSPILDIYTRNALYAADRIIVPIKDTPSLENCRNLAGFLAENKRSKSVLKLLPCLIDTRIHFDGPFRNSYQLLKAYAINRGYRCFEGFIAKSPKVESLATNPAGKVYPVITHGRNTEVHLQLTHLARQVYLDYLEHGPVRINEIADNLYDQEEWFLKEYNARIGNLQPNCLFCDAPILKNDIWPPTYFLENETGRFSGFIEEDCLFTLLLQDCYPELKGKKQQRLLQEILGSTTHRTFLLLQKNQIDAEQAQIDVFRLDQQGDRISGRSVILKNQERPYRQDKRNLLSLFDLAANGKKSDYQQLLIRQSASNPLSILEQQNYLEWKTIFNRVQIDQQLDKNT, from the coding sequence ATGGCACGCTCATATGTTATCGCCATTGCCAGCGAAAAAGGTGGGGTCGGAAAAACCACTCTGGCAACAAATTTAGCCATTTATCTTAAAGGCTTATCTGAAGATCTTCCTGTTACTCTCTTCAGCTTCGACAACCATTTTACGGTTGATCAAATGTTCCAGCTCAACAAAACAACAAATCCACATCATGTTGGACATCTTTTTAGCGGAGTGAATCCGGCCGAGCTTCTCGTTGACGGACAATATGGTGTTGATTTTATTCAATCCAGCCGGGATTTGTTTGCATATCAGCAACATGTCAAGAACATAGAACAACTCGCCCAAGTAATCAGTCGCTCATCCTTACAAGGGATTATCATCATTGATACAAGCCCGATTCTGGATATCTATACCCGTAACGCACTGTACGCAGCAGATCGCATTATTGTCCCGATCAAAGACACTCCATCTCTTGAGAACTGTCGCAACCTCGCAGGATTTCTTGCCGAAAATAAACGTTCCAAGTCCGTATTAAAGCTGCTTCCCTGCCTGATAGACACACGAATTCATTTTGACGGTCCATTCCGCAATTCATATCAGTTGCTGAAAGCATATGCAATCAATCGAGGCTACCGTTGTTTTGAAGGGTTTATTGCAAAAAGCCCTAAAGTAGAATCTTTGGCGACAAATCCAGCAGGAAAAGTCTATCCTGTCATAACCCATGGACGAAATACTGAAGTTCATCTTCAGCTGACCCACCTGGCAAGGCAAGTTTATCTGGACTATCTGGAACATGGTCCAGTGAGAATAAATGAGATAGCCGACAACCTTTATGATCAAGAAGAATGGTTTCTTAAAGAATATAATGCCCGGATCGGAAATCTACAACCTAACTGTCTCTTTTGTGATGCTCCCATCTTAAAAAATGACATTTGGCCGCCAACCTATTTTCTGGAAAATGAAACGGGTCGTTTCAGCGGATTTATTGAGGAAGACTGTTTATTTACTTTATTACTTCAGGATTGCTACCCGGAACTCAAAGGAAAAAAACAACAAAGACTTTTACAGGAAATATTAGGAAGCACGACTCATAGGACGTTCCTGCTCCTACAAAAAAATCAAATCGACGCAGAACAAGCTCAAATCGATGTCTTTCGCCTTGATCAGCAAGGGGATAGAATTTCCGGGCGAAGCGTTATATTAAAAAATCAGGAACGGCCATATCGCCAGGACAAAAGAAATCTTTTATCGCTGTTTGATCTGGCAGCAAATGGTAAAAAGAGTGATTATCAACAACTCCTGATCAGACAATCGGCCAGCAATCCCTTGAGTATTCTTGAACAGCAAAATTATCTTGAATGGAAAACGATCTTTAACCGGGTTCAGATTGACCAGCAGCTGGATAAAAATACATAA
- the xseA gene encoding exodeoxyribonuclease VII large subunit: MEKNTAVSVTTLIHLLQDLVEDNFVDVLVQGELSNVSQPASGHCYFTLKDTKTQIRCAMFRSHARVLNFKPVDGLAVICRGRVSIYPQRGDLQLIVEGIEPVGIGSLQLAFDQLKQKLEAEGLFDVKRKQAIPAFPQTIAVVTSASGAAIQDILNVLRRRSAGVQILLRSVRVQGDGAGAEIASAIIELNKEPEIDVLIVGRGGGSREDLWAFNEEIVARAIVASKIPVISAVGHEIDVSISDLVADLRAPTPSAAAELVVQNRLELERHLDQLTLRLAAQMRARLSLFKSHLQGLEKRLKGPVEQLKMQGMQLQQSALRLEQAIYAVIEQRNLQLAVLVGRLESLSPLAVLSRGYSIVKLLHTSRIVHSAKGLKDGDLLEIQLAEDKIVATVTEK; the protein is encoded by the coding sequence ATGGAAAAAAATACCGCAGTTTCAGTGACCACTTTAATCCATTTACTCCAAGATCTCGTTGAAGATAATTTTGTCGATGTCCTTGTCCAGGGTGAGTTGAGCAATGTTTCTCAGCCTGCATCAGGGCACTGTTATTTCACTCTGAAAGACACAAAAACCCAAATCCGATGTGCCATGTTTCGAAGTCATGCCAGGGTGTTGAACTTTAAACCGGTTGATGGATTGGCCGTTATTTGCCGTGGTCGAGTTTCAATATATCCACAACGGGGTGATTTGCAATTGATTGTCGAAGGCATTGAACCCGTAGGGATTGGCAGCTTGCAACTAGCTTTTGACCAGCTGAAGCAAAAACTGGAAGCTGAGGGGTTGTTTGATGTGAAGCGTAAACAAGCAATCCCCGCTTTTCCGCAAACAATTGCTGTTGTCACCTCAGCATCTGGGGCAGCTATTCAAGATATCCTGAATGTATTGCGGCGACGTTCAGCAGGGGTCCAGATTCTGCTGCGTTCAGTTCGGGTTCAGGGAGATGGAGCAGGGGCAGAGATAGCATCAGCTATTATCGAACTGAACAAGGAGCCGGAGATTGATGTTCTTATTGTTGGCCGTGGGGGAGGATCGCGTGAAGATCTTTGGGCTTTTAACGAAGAAATAGTCGCCAGGGCGATCGTGGCATCGAAAATCCCAGTTATTTCGGCGGTGGGACATGAAATCGATGTTTCTATCTCTGATTTAGTCGCTGATCTGCGAGCTCCAACTCCCAGTGCCGCGGCGGAATTGGTGGTTCAAAATCGGCTGGAACTGGAACGTCATCTGGACCAATTGACGCTCAGGCTTGCTGCGCAGATGCGTGCTCGCTTGTCATTATTCAAAAGTCATTTACAAGGCCTTGAAAAGAGGTTGAAGGGACCAGTAGAGCAGCTGAAGATGCAAGGGATGCAATTGCAGCAGTCTGCTTTGCGATTAGAGCAGGCCATTTATGCAGTGATCGAACAAAGAAACCTGCAATTAGCCGTTCTGGTTGGACGGCTGGAATCACTATCGCCTCTTGCTGTCTTGTCGCGTGGCTATTCCATTGTCAAGCTCCTGCACACGAGTCGCATTGTTCATAGCGCTAAAGGCCTGAAAGACGGGGATCTTCTGGAAATCCAGCTGGCTGAGGACAAAATTGTTGCTACCGTCACTGAAAAATAA
- the xseB gene encoding exodeoxyribonuclease VII small subunit, translating into MANKNSFEASLQKLEDAVEKLESGDLSLDQALKVFSDGVKHTETCRNSLKKVELQVQQLLQSSDGSLQREPFENE; encoded by the coding sequence ATGGCCAATAAAAACAGTTTTGAAGCGTCACTGCAAAAATTGGAAGATGCAGTTGAGAAGCTCGAATCAGGAGATCTCTCCTTGGATCAGGCTTTAAAGGTTTTTTCTGACGGGGTTAAACACACTGAAACTTGCCGCAACTCTTTAAAAAAAGTTGAGTTGCAAGTGCAACAATTGTTGCAGTCCAGTGATGGATCTTTACAGAGGGAGCCATTTGAGAATGAGTGA